A stretch of the Aphis gossypii isolate Hap1 chromosome 2, ASM2018417v2, whole genome shotgun sequence genome encodes the following:
- the LOC114129938 gene encoding ribonucleoside-diphosphate reductase large subunit-like, with amino-acid sequence MSDFGGKSNSKLFVKKRDGRMEEVMMDKITLRIEQLCEGLNMDFIDPPEITLYVIGDLCPGITTVQIDNLAAETAAYLTTKHPDFAVLAARIAISNLYKETKENFSDVVYDLYNMPNERNKSRMPIISDFHYGIIMKHADRLNNAIKHERDYAYSYFGFKTLEKSYLLKINGKVVERPQHLLMRVSIGIHGEDIDAAIETYDLMSLKYFTHASPTMFNASTPRPQLSSCFLVANKSDSLEDFGKTVKTCAKISQSAGGIGVHLHNTSAAGTTWTKYPKHESHGLVEPLKVLNDLAQYIDQGGRRPGAVAVYVEPWHADIYTYTELRKNTGNKEEKTRDLFLALWIPDEFMRRVEADESWSLMCPRKCPGLSDVWGDDFVKLYKKYEDEKLYNKQVPARELWFRIITSQIETGMPYMLYKDACNAKSNQKNLGTIKCSNLCTEVIQYTSPEEVAVCNLASIAVNMFVKPNGEYDFQKLLEITKIVTKNLNKVIDVNYYPVKEAETSNKRHRPIGIGIQGLADLFLLMRFPFGSPESRKLNLQIFETLYYGALEASCELAEKYGTYSSYQGSPISQGILQYDMWNVKPTDLWNWDVLKEKIAKHGVRNSLLLAPMPTASTAQILGNNESIEPYTTNLYYRRTLSGEFSVINRHLLNDLIKLDLWNEDMRNKLIYFKGSVQKIDSIPDNIKELYKTNWELSQKIILDMAADRAAYIDQSQSLNIHIEQPSIGKISSVHFYGWKKGLKTGMYYLRTRPAADPIQFTVDKTTVSNNVAVQTEKNDALNMQQLVCSLENKDACMMCGA; translated from the exons ATGTCTGACTTCGGAGGAAAGTCAAACTCAAAACTGTTCGTTAAAAAGCGTG atgGACGAATGGAAGAAGTGATGATGGACAAGATCACGTTACGAATTGAACAATTATGTGAAGGCCTCAACATGGATTTCATTGATCcg cCTGAAATTACACTGTATGTAATTGGTGATTTATGCCCAGGTATAACTACTGTACAAATTGACAATTTAGCTGCTGAAACTGCTGCTTATTTAACAACTAAACATCCAGATTTTGCTGTACTTGCTGCACGTATTGCAATTTCTAATCTTTATAAAGAAACTaaagaaaatttcagtg atGTAGTTTATGATTTGTATAACATGCCCAATGAACGAAATAAAAGTCGTATGCCAATCATTTCGGATTTTCATTATGGTATTATCATGAAACATGCTGATCGTTTGAATAATGCTATTAAACATGAAAGAGATTATGCTTACAGTTATTTTGGATTTAAG aCACTTGAaaagtcatatttattaaaaattaatggtaAAGTTGTAGAACGTCctcaacatttattaatgaGGGTTTCAATTGGAATTCATGGTGAAGATATTGACGCAGCTATAGAAACTTATGATTTAATgtcattaaagtattttactcATGCTTCGCCAACAATGTTCAATGCTTCTACACCTAGACCACAACTTTCAag ttgttttttgGTGGCTAATAAATCAGATTCATTGGAAGACTTTGgtaaaacagttaaaacatGTGCCAAAATTTCTCAATCTGCTGGTGGCATTGGCGTACATCTCCATAACACTAGTGCAGCTGGTACAACATGGACCAAGTATCCTAAACATGAATCACATGGTCTTGTTGAACCGTTAAAAGTACTTAATGATTTGGCTCAATATATTGACCAAGGTGGAAgg agaCCCGGGGCAGTTGCTGTTTATGTTGAGCCTTGGCATGCtgatatatatacttatacagaaTTACGTAAAAATACTGGcaataaagaagaaaaaactaGAGATTTATTTTTGGCTCTTTGGATACCTGATGAATTCATGAGACGTGTTGAGGCTGATGAATCTTGGAGTTTAATGTGCCCACGTAAATGCCCTGGTCTTTCAGATGTCTGGGGTGATGATTTTGTTAAACTTTACAAAAA gtatgaaGATGAAAAACTGTATAACAAGCAAGTACCAGCAAGAGAATTATGGTTCCGTATAATAACTTCTCAAATTGAAACTGGTATGCCGTATATGTTGTATAAAGATGCATGTAATGCTAAAAGCAATCAGAAAAATCTTGGTACAATTAAATGTAGTAATCTTTGTACCGAAGTCATTCAGTACACTTCACCAGAAGAG gtagcaGTATGTAATCTAGCTTCGATTGCagttaatatgtttgtaaaaccCAATGGAGaatatgattttcaaaaacttttagaaattacaaaaattgttacaaaaaatttgaacaaagTAATAGATGTCAACTATTATCCTGTCAAagaa GCCGAAACTTCAAATAAACGACATCGTCCTATTGGAATTGGTATCCAAGGGTTAGCAGATTTATTCTTATTGATGAGATTTCCATTTGGCTCTCCTGAATCAAGAAAgcttaatttacaaatatttgagACTTTGTATTATGGTGCCTTAGAAGCTAGTTGTGAGTTAGCTGAAAAATATGGAACTTATTCATCTTATCAAGGATCACCTATTAGTCAAGga atTTTACAATATGATATGTGGAATGTAAAGCCTACTGATTTATGGAATTGGGatgtattaaaagaaaaaattgcaaaacatGGTGTCAGAAATTCATTGTTATTAGCACCAATGCCTACTGCTTCAACAGCTCAAATTCTTGGAAATAATGAATCTATTGAACCATACACtacaaatctatattatagacGTACTCTTAGTGGAGAATTTAGT GTGATCAATCGTCATTTATTGAATGATCTAATTAAACTTGACTTATGGAATGAAGACatgagaaataaattaatttacttcaaAGGATCAGTACag aaaatagaCAGTATTCCAGACaatattaaagaattatacaaaacaaattggGAATTATctcaaaaaatcatattagatATGGCTGCAGATCGAGCAGCATACATTGATCAATctcaatcattaaatattcatattgaaCAACCGAGTATTGGTAAAATATCATCTGTACATTTCTATGGATGGAAAAAG ggCTTAAAAACTGGTATGTACTACTTGCGAACCAGACCAGCTGCTGATCCTATACAGTTTACAGTTGATAAAACTACAGTGTCTAATAATGTTGCTGTTCAAACTGAGAAAAATGATGCACTAAATATGCAACAATTGGTGTGTTCATTAGAAAACAAAGATGCTTGTATGATGTGTGGTGCCTAG
- the LOC126549851 gene encoding uncharacterized protein LOC126549851 yields the protein MEHFDSNDAVSIKESQALLNEISMEPNLTFIHSNYGFLPSIITKLESQGVSLTDSVATVMFTKNKLDEVVGDVGMKVKTKFNQVLEKNDGFAIILKILKILNGESSSMDSLPEDLTGNDLTFYKYAPVTSTDVERSFSRYKTILADNRRSFDIENIKKTLVVQCNNLSGEKKIILKLFLY from the coding sequence ATGGAACATTTTGATTCTAACGATGCTGTATCTATAAAAGAATCTCAAGCccttttaaatgaaatttcaaTGGAACCAAATTTGACttttatacattcaaattatGGGTTTTTACCatcaattataactaaattagaATCACAAGGAGTATCATTAACTGATTCAGTAGCAACAGTAAtgttcacaaaaaataaattggacgAAGTTGTGGGTGACGTTGGAatgaaagtaaaaacaaaatttaaccaagttttagaaaaaaatgatggatttgcaataatattaaaaattttaaaaattttgaacggAGAAAGTTCATCGATGGATAGTTTACCAGAAGACCTAACGGGAaatgatttaacattttataaatatgcacCAGTAACATCTACAGACGTCGAAAGGAGTTTTTCTCGGTACAAAACCATACTGGCTGATAATCGGCGATCATTcgacattgaaaatattaaaaaaacattagttgtgcaatgcaataatttatcaggtgagaaaaaaattattttaaaactatttttgtattaa
- the LOC126549833 gene encoding uncharacterized protein LOC126549833 — MDPTSSNDVEYDLCHQDVSPVLSTDETSTFDIESPGTVKTNVEVAVPVVYPGEEPTLKPAHSTELMTEAISFVEPDPNAPVDTPTCEVEMPGLESDNIEVAKSAVCPSEEETFSLAHSTELMTTEVISFVEAETNAPVDTPTYEIEIPGPESDNIEVAKSAVCPAEEETLSLAHSTELMTTEVISFVEADTNAPVETSTCVIEAFGPNMEYVAVAAPPAVVSLTEVQALSSGEKKSDKQTSIIDKDKTVALEKKKSRFLSALRRGLRRVFKTICCCLCSAASSGEEDYRNEFTHEIEAFNERLSV; from the exons atgGATCCAACCAGTTCAAATGATGTTGAATATGATCTATGTCATCAGGATGTGTCGCCAGTATTGTCAACGGACGAAACATCAACTTTTGATATTGAAAGTCCCGGTACTGTGAAGACAAATGTCGAGGTGGCGGTTCCGGTGGTTTATCCAGGTGAGGAGCCGACGTTGAAACCGGCGCATTCTACGGAGCTGATGACGGAAGCCATCAGTTTCGTAGAACCGGACCCCAATGCGCCGGTTGATACTCCAACTTGTGAAGTTGAAATGCCCGGTCTCGAGTCGGACAATATTGAG GTGGCGAAGTCGGCGGTGTGCCCCTCAGAAGAAGAGACGTTTTCACTGGCGCATTCCACGGAGCTGATGACGACGGAAGTCATCAGTTTCGTGGAAGCGGAAACCAATGCGCCGGTCGATACTCCAActtatgaaattgaaattccTGGTCCCGAGTCGGACAATATTGAGGTGGCGAAGTCGGCGGTGTGCCCCGCAGAAGAAGAGACGTTGTCACTGGCGCATTCCACGGAGCTGATGACGACGGAAGTCATCAGTTTCGTGGAGGCGGATACTAATGCGCCGGTTGAAACTTCGACTTGTGTTATTGAAGCATTCGGTCCCAACATGGAATATGTTGCGGTGGCTGCACCGCCCGCGGTGGTGAGCCTCACGGAAGTACAGGCATTGTCGTCAGGCGAGAAAAAAAGTGACAAACAAACATCTATAATTGACAAGGACAAGACGGTTGCGTTGGAAAAGAAAAAGAGTCGATTCTTGTCGGCCCTGAGGAGAGGTCTCCGCAGGGTCTTCAAGACCATCTGCTGTTGTTTGTGCAGTGCGGCGTCATCAGGCGAGGAAGATTATAGAAATGAATTCACACACGAAATCGAAGCATTTAATGAGAGATTGTCAGTTTAA
- the LOC114129957 gene encoding ribonucleoside-diphosphate reductase large subunit-like, translated as MAEIKKHLYVQKRDGSIESVHYDEIIARIKQLCYGLEKIDPAATAIHVIKKCLYTGITTSQLDDAAAEMAITMATIHPDYEKLAARIAISNLHKQTKEKFSDVMDDIYKNDGYWNIGLSDDIYEIIMKNKDRLNEAINYENDYNFDYFGLKYLTQNFLVKSENQTIERPQQLFMKVAVGIHRDDIDSAIETYKMLSQKLCMFSPVVMQLQPAAKKLNVSVVSHYSIAMIADSIDGIYDTLNRLSTFILPYSSTAVHVHKIRAAGTYIKGSNGKSSGLPLMLKQYDSMVRKTETSERPKSIRGVAIYCELWHADIMKVIDQIRKTTIADIKLKNSHLALWIPDEFMRRVQEDQMWSFMSPDHCPGLIEVHGEEFDNLYKEYEKKSKSFVIRQIEARKLWSQIIQSQIETGLPLLLFKDACNAKSNESHLGTIQCAGRNGDTVQFTASDEVATCTTASISVDMFLTSENSYDFSKLKEIAKRVTYDLNKIIENNNAILNEEEQLKFGLKQNQLAIGIGIQGLADLFIKMRYPFDKQEARDLNVQIHETIYYGALEASSELAAKNGPYKTYSNSPTSKGLLQFDLWNVKPSNLWDWNSLKTKIAQHGLRNSLVTVTSNTEIESAIFGNMNSIEPLDTNIKRRYISLGESKPKEIQVVNPYLLKDLHDRNLWNENLISELVNNMGSIQEIKGLPEDLKQLYRTKWEIDQKALMIMAAERAPFIDQSQAFSLNMVKANEDILSEMHISTWKMGLKTGVCQLRIKQTEEDLRD; from the exons ATGGCTGAAATAAAGAAGCATTTGTATGTTCAAAAAAGAG aTGGCAGTATTGAAAGTGTTCATTACGATGAAATTATTGCACGTATTAAACAGTTATGCTATGGCTTGGAGAAAATAGATCCA gctgCAACAGCAATTCATGTAATCAAAAAATGTCTTTACACTGGTATTACTACGTCTCAACTGGATGATGCAGCTGCTGAAATGGCAATTACTATGGCTACTATTCATCctgattatgaaaaattagcaGCCCGTATTGCTATTTCTAATTTGCATAAGCaaactaaagaaaaatttagtG atGTGATggatgatatttataaaaatgatggtTATTGGAATATTGGTTTATCCGatgatatttatgaaattatcatgaaaaataaagatcGATTAAATGAagcaattaattatgaaaacgaTTATAACTTTGACTACTTTggattaaaa TACTTAACCCAaaactttttagttaaatctGAAAATCAAACTATTGAACGACCTCAACAATTGTTTATGAAAGTTGCTGTAGGTATTCATAGAGATGATATTGACTCAGCTATTGAAACATACAAAATGTTATCTCAAAAGTTATGTATGTTTTCTCCAGTAGTTATGCAATTGCAGCCAGctgctaaaaaattaaatgtatcagttgtaag tcattattCAATAGCAATGATAGCAGACAGCATTGATGGTATTTATGATACTCTTAACCGTTtgtcaacatttattttaccttattCGAGTACTGCTGTCCATGTGCATAAAATACGTGCTGCAGGAACTTATATTAAAGGTAGTAATGGAAAATCTAGCGGTCTTCCTCTTATGTTGAAGCAGTATGATTCAATGGTCCGTAAAACAGAAACATCAGAAAGGCCTAAGAGCATTAGAGGTGTAGCAATTTATTGTGAATTATGGCATGCAGATATAATGAAGGTTATTGACCAAATTAGAAAGACTACTATTgcagatataaaattaaaaaatagtcatCTCGCTTTATGGATACCTGATGAATTCATGAGAAGAGTACAAGAAGACCAAATGTGGAGTTTTATGAGTCCTGATCATTGTCCTGGTCTTATAGAAGTTCATGGAGAAGAATTTGATAACCTTTATAAAga ATAcgaaaagaaaagtaaaagttTTGTTATAAGACAAATTGAAGCAAGGAAGTTATGGTCACAAATTATTCAGTCTCAGATTGAAACAGGCTtaccactattattatttaaagatgcGTGTAATGCTAAAAGTAATGAATCTCATTTAGGAACAATCCAGTGTGCTGGTAGAAATGGAGATACTGTACAATTTACTGCATCTGatgaa GTGGCCACATGCACTACTGCTTCAATTTCAGTAGATATGTTTTTAACATCAGAAAATAGTTATGATTTTTCTAAACTTAAGGAAATAGCAAAGAGAGTaacttatgatttaaataaaataatagaaaacaataacGCTATACTTAACGAG GAAGAACAATTGAAATTtggtttaaaacaaaatcaattagcTATTGGAATTGGTATCCAAGGATTagcagatttatttattaaaatgagatATCCTTTTGATAAACAAGAAGCTAGAGACCTTAATGTTCAAATTCatgaaactatttattatggtGCTTTAGAAGCAAGTAGTGAACTAGCCGCTAAAAACGGgccatataaaacatattcaaaTAGTCCGACTAGTAAAGGG ttattacaatttgatTTGTGGAATGTAAAACCGTCTAATTTATGGGATTGGAATAgcctaaaaactaaaattgcaCAACATGGACTACGGAATTCTCTGGTTACAGTTACTTCAAATACTGAAATTGAGTCTGCAATATTTGGAAATATGAATTCTATTGAACCATTAGATACCAATATTAAACGTAGATATATTTCATTGGGAGAAAGTAAACCAAAAGAAATtcag gttgtTAATCCATACTTATTAAAAGATTTGCATGATCGTAATCTTTGGAATGAGAATTTAATATCTGAATTGGTGAATAATATGGGTTCAATACAG GAAATTAAAGGCCTGCCTGaagatttaaaacaattatacagaACAAAATGGGAAATTGATCAGAAAGCTTTAATGATTATGGCTGCTGAACGTGCTCCCTTTATTGATCAATCACAGGCTTTTTCTCTTAATATGGTCAAAGCAAATGAAGACATACTTTCTGAAATGCACATATCAACATGGaaaatg gGTTTAAAAACTGGGGTATGTCAACTAAGGATTAAGCAAACAGAAGAAGATCTAcgagattaa
- the LOC114129943 gene encoding GMP reductase 1-like — protein MPNIINEVKLDFKDVLLRPKRSTLKTRAQVDLFRHITFRNSKRTYQGIPMMASNMDTVGTFEMAAALGKHGLFTTIHKYYEPEEWLEFAKNNKDILPHIAVTCGINDHEFEKLKRILEVVPDISFICLDVANGYTQQFVDIVRKTRAAYPQHTIIAGNVVTGEMVEELILSGADIIKVGIGPGSVCTTRIKTGVGYPQLSTVIECADAAHGLQGHIISDGGCVCPGDVAKAFGAGADFVMLGGMLAGHDQNGGELTIKPNGTKCKLFYGMSSLTAMKKHAGGKAEYRAAEGKAVEVPYRGDVNETILDILGGLRSACTYTGAHTLKELPKRATFIRCTQQVNSVYSNITTRE, from the exons ATGCCGAACATAATCAACGAGGTGAAGTTGGACTTCAAAGACGTGCTGCTCAGGCCGAAAAGGAGCACACTCAAGACCCGGGCTCAA GTGGACTTGTTTCGGCACATTACGTTTCGTAACTCCAAGCGCACGTATCAGGGTATACCGATGATGGCATCCAATATGGACACTGTCGGGACGTTCGAAATGGCAGCTGCCCTGGGGAAA catggGCTATTTACTACAATCCACAAGTATTACGAACCTGAAGAATGGTTAGAATTCgccaaaaacaataaagacATTTTACCACATATAGCTGTTACTTGTGGTATAAATGACCATGAATTTGAAAAACTCAAAAGAATATTGGAAGTTGTACCAGATATATCTTTTATTTGCCTCGATGTAGCTAACGGTTATACTCAACAATTTGTGGATATTGTTCGAAAAACGCGAGCAGCATATCCAcaacatacaataatt gcCGGTAATGTGGTTACTGGTGAAATGGTTgaagaattaattttgtctggtgctgatataattaaagttgGTATTGGTCCTGGATCAGTATGTACCACACGTATTAAGACTGGCGTGGGTTATCCTCAGTTAAGTACGGTTATTGAATGTGCTGATGCTGCCCATGGTTTGCAAGGACATATTATTTCT GATGGTGGATGTGTCTGTCCTGGAGATGTTGCCAAAGCATTTGGTGCCGGAGCAGATTTTGTTATGCTCGGTGGCATGCTTGCTGGACATGATCAGAATGGAGGCGAGTTAACCATTAAACCAAATGGTACtaagtgtaaattattttatggtatgAGTTCATTGACAGCTATGAAGAAACATGCTGGTGGTAAAGCAGAGTACAG AGCTGCTGAAGGTAAAGCCGTTGAAGTACCATATAGAGGTGATGTAAATGAAACTATTCTTGATATACTTGGTGGACTTCGTTCAGCATGTACCTATACTGGAGCACATACATTAAAAGAGTTACCAAAGCGTGCCACATTTATTCGATGCACTCAACAAGTAAACTCTGTGTACTCAAATATAACTACTCGTGAATAA